In the genome of Rhizobium sp. CC-YZS058, one region contains:
- a CDS encoding O-antigen ligase family protein: MKFVVLTMALVTILPVTILSRRYDAIFRVLWFCLGCFPFLLSAIPFFDIGILSWGDQWIGFVHGVEVSAVDFVAILCFLSLKRPWLAVWHLVPLMLWIATAAISMTQAPQPMAAFFGVWQLLRVLLVTAVVVSAVEDVRVPFLILKGMALGLFLNAAASIWQHFGLGLAQSPGLFVHQNTLGMITHFVLFPHLALLLATRRENLYVSGTVFACLLVVVLTASRATVGFALAGVALTYVVVFLSGATQRLIAIALAGTVCAGLLAPLAVSAFNSRFDKSPLSEDVYDERAAFNRAALYIFHDHPFGVGINHYVSFAKDGGYAQRGGVADNETNRSNIVHNAYWLSAAETGFLGLIAFSLTLLSAFVLAARSAFAIPNSTYRALLCGFLVAITMASIHSTLEWIIFIKDVQYALGLTIGLVSLVAVQSAARFRRTRPAHAFGNLPSSITLLERRLASSGLAVGSLSKVNKQ, translated from the coding sequence ATGAAGTTCGTCGTCCTGACCATGGCCCTTGTCACCATCCTGCCGGTGACGATCCTGTCACGCCGGTACGATGCGATCTTTCGCGTGCTCTGGTTCTGCCTCGGCTGTTTCCCGTTTCTGTTGAGCGCGATTCCGTTCTTCGACATCGGCATCCTTTCCTGGGGCGATCAGTGGATCGGCTTCGTGCATGGGGTCGAAGTTTCGGCCGTCGATTTCGTGGCGATCCTCTGCTTCCTCTCGCTCAAGCGGCCATGGCTCGCCGTCTGGCATCTCGTCCCGCTAATGCTGTGGATTGCGACGGCCGCGATCTCCATGACGCAGGCGCCACAGCCGATGGCGGCATTTTTCGGTGTCTGGCAGCTCCTGCGCGTCCTGCTCGTCACGGCCGTGGTCGTCTCGGCCGTGGAGGACGTGCGGGTTCCGTTCCTGATCTTGAAGGGCATGGCGCTCGGCCTGTTCCTGAACGCGGCGGCCAGTATCTGGCAGCATTTCGGCCTTGGCCTTGCGCAGTCGCCCGGCCTGTTCGTGCATCAGAACACGCTCGGCATGATCACCCATTTCGTGCTCTTCCCGCATCTGGCGCTGCTGCTCGCCACGAGGCGCGAGAATCTCTACGTGTCCGGCACCGTATTTGCCTGCCTGCTCGTCGTGGTGCTGACCGCCTCGCGCGCCACGGTGGGCTTCGCGCTGGCCGGCGTCGCCTTGACCTATGTCGTGGTCTTCCTCTCCGGCGCGACGCAGCGGCTGATTGCCATTGCGCTGGCGGGCACGGTCTGCGCGGGCCTTCTCGCGCCACTCGCCGTTTCCGCCTTCAACAGCCGCTTCGACAAGTCGCCGCTTTCAGAAGACGTGTATGACGAGCGCGCCGCCTTCAACCGCGCCGCGCTCTACATCTTCCACGATCACCCGTTCGGCGTCGGCATCAACCACTATGTCTCCTTCGCCAAGGATGGTGGCTATGCCCAGCGTGGCGGCGTGGCGGACAACGAGACCAACCGCAGCAACATCGTTCACAATGCCTACTGGCTGTCGGCAGCGGAAACAGGTTTCCTGGGCCTCATCGCCTTCTCGCTGACCCTGCTCTCGGCCTTCGTTCTTGCGGCGCGCTCGGCCTTCGCCATCCCGAACTCGACCTATCGGGCGCTTCTGTGCGGATTTCTGGTCGCCATCACCATGGCGTCCATCCACTCGACGCTGGAATGGATCATCTTCATCAAGGACGTCCAATATGCGCTCGGCCTGACCATCGGTCTCGTCTCGCTCGTCGCCGTGCAATCCGCCGCCCGGTTCCGACGGACAAGACCGGCTCACGCTTTCGGAAATTTACCATCCTCCATCACTTTGTTGGAGAGACGCCTGGCGTCGTCTGGACTCGCGGTCGGGTCTCTTAGTAAAGTAAACAAGCAGTAA
- a CDS encoding polyketide synthase, protein MMAGPMDDASPSDIAIVGMALRVPGASTPDAFWHNLKEGVESVRTLSREELEASGEAAELIDRPNYVARTAELPDMEMFDADFFGMSPKDAAIMDPQHRHFLECAWSAMEDAGLVADRQDGPIGVFAGCGMGSYFYFNLCSQKQLVDDVGMFLLRHTGNDKDFLATRVSFAFDLRGPSVTVQTACSTSLVAVHQACQSLLNGECDAALAGGVTIEQPHRRGYLAQEGEILSPDGHCRPFDHRAAGTIFGSGAGVVVLKRLADAVADGDVIHAVIKATAVNNDGGQKSGYLAPSVTGQASAAIEAMGMAGISADTIHYVECHGTGTYLGDPIEIQALTEAFRQSGGANSRCYVGSVKSNIGHLDTAAGVVSLIKTVLALKHGQIPPTLGFEKPNPAIPFDKGPFRVADRLLPWPQASGRRRAAVNSLGVGGTNAHAILEAYEPLPVAKSGEDQAILLPLSGRSREAVIANAQRLADAFEIHPELRLDDAAYTLAKRRRPFDRRAVLAARDRADAIAALRAADPRRLVIHDVVATPGPVVFLLPGGGAQYAGMARELHRSQAEFRGWVEEGLGYLSLETAQRIRGAWLFKEGTRAEADAALQPPSIQLPAIAILEVALARLWMSKGVKPGALLGHSMGENAAACIAGVMSFRDMVRLVHLRGRLFETVPRGGMLAVSMPVDALQPLMPGDLSLASVNAPGLCVVSGADEALSRFQAVLAARDIDCNRVPIDIAAHSHMLDGILAEFEAFLRTIALSAPAIPILSNVTGTWLTESEARDPLYWVRHLRSTVQFSAGLALLAQNPQHIYLEVGPGRVLSSMAKLQAGIAANQVINSLPHPAEEIADDLSFLSALGRLWAVGLDVDPAAGLSARHVSLPTYAFQHKRYFIERAAPAETRAEPKLQRQDDMADWGFEPVWKPTYAEPLAEPETSCWLALTDGAATTTAALERLRGLGHTVITVRRADAFARFSATEYGLCVEDGEEAYRRLLDAIKEDGYRPTRILHALLVSPMSTIRMGADRFLAHQDSGFLSLFSLVRALDAVGMADAMHMDVVTTGMQSVGSEDLPYPEKALILGPALVIPKEYPGITIRLIDLNDGQVAPAARPRWAIGRSAPLAPQSDEAALLWDDLTSNPSSEMIAYRNGKRWRRDTRRLSLAERAAPRVSFRTRGVYMLTGGLGDIALTLATDLVDRYDAAIILVGRNPLPEREQWPLYLRLLPETDSIVRAIRAIAPLLERGARILTLKADVTSVDDMTAARAKAEAAFGPINGVLHTAGVVKDDLIPMKTLQDMDAVLAPKVHGTLVLDRVFETAELDFLALFSSTSSDLAPVGQVDYVAANAFLNAYADSRKGHPTRSTVAIHWGIWSDIGIAARALAARELPGHGETVVEPADGPVFEHWVKDGEGQSWLEVALGAKTHWFIDEHRLLDGSAVVPGTAYLEFIVQAVRDYGFTLPVSLTNLRFLQPVFLEDRQTRRLRVRLKPSGGAYQVLIVAETGDDFVTVADAQLQTRETGKSGRLAFPHDWDGLDRSLATSPAIPSIQEDRIRFGPRWQVLRQVRTQGQSLHARLALPGAGEDDVKAGYALHPGLMDIATGSALALLPNEALGDGLWIPVVYGRLDVYRALPADLVVAATRSDDDQPDGFASFDIELFDLDGQRVASVGQYVMKRLDGDDAFAPSARTAGETGRRTRAAATASAEQTRLARTLRLGIRRAEGLTALERALATGRSQPIVTSIDLAALTEAAKPDASQEARPVRASLDADPGDGAPRSPVEQTLTAFWKDLLGVPHVGLDDDFFEIGGHSLIAVRLFRSIKKAFAIDIPMSVLFEAPTIAQCARLIEEQIGTEPATSPPAGGAEASAGEPARTKAPALSTRHAVLMSPRDRQGTPLFICAGMFGNILNLRQLALHLSTDRPVYGMQARGLFGGLAPHETFEDMAEDYLAEIRQIQPSGPYYLAGFSGGGLVAYEMAQRLTAEGETVAQVVMLDTPIPGNAVLSPLSRLEMKIQDLRRHRLSFFSNWAMGYVRWFREIRERRSGLRSETGETQFHNRDIEAAFYRALARYVIKPYAGPVLLLRPKLEVLYTLRDGRRIQGGRKEAREDNGWSPFIADLTIHEVAGNHDSMVLEPQVRGLAALIKRVLVATETKLRQAQSPGAERTAEIETATAAHSSSTSRPEGVA, encoded by the coding sequence ATGATGGCCGGTCCTATGGATGATGCCTCGCCCAGTGATATTGCGATCGTTGGCATGGCGCTGCGCGTCCCCGGCGCGTCGACGCCGGATGCGTTTTGGCACAACCTCAAAGAGGGCGTGGAGTCCGTCCGGACCCTCTCGCGCGAGGAGCTCGAGGCGAGTGGCGAGGCGGCGGAGCTGATCGACCGGCCGAACTATGTTGCGCGCACGGCCGAACTGCCCGACATGGAAATGTTCGACGCCGATTTCTTTGGCATGAGCCCGAAAGATGCCGCGATCATGGATCCGCAGCATCGCCACTTCCTGGAATGCGCCTGGTCGGCGATGGAAGATGCCGGTCTGGTGGCGGACAGGCAGGACGGGCCGATCGGCGTTTTTGCCGGCTGCGGCATGGGCAGCTACTTCTACTTCAATCTCTGCAGCCAGAAGCAACTGGTCGACGATGTCGGCATGTTCCTGCTGCGCCACACCGGCAACGACAAGGATTTTCTGGCGACGCGCGTCTCCTTCGCCTTCGACCTGCGCGGCCCGAGCGTGACCGTCCAGACTGCCTGCTCCACCTCGCTCGTCGCAGTGCATCAGGCCTGCCAGAGCCTGCTCAACGGCGAATGTGACGCGGCGCTGGCCGGCGGCGTCACCATTGAACAGCCGCACCGCCGCGGCTATCTTGCCCAGGAAGGCGAGATCCTTTCTCCCGACGGCCATTGCCGGCCGTTTGACCATCGGGCCGCCGGCACCATCTTCGGCAGCGGCGCCGGCGTGGTGGTGCTCAAGCGCTTGGCCGATGCCGTCGCCGACGGTGACGTGATCCACGCGGTCATCAAGGCCACGGCCGTCAACAATGATGGCGGTCAGAAGTCCGGCTATCTGGCACCGAGCGTCACGGGCCAGGCCAGTGCGGCGATCGAGGCCATGGGCATGGCCGGCATCTCCGCCGATACGATCCACTATGTCGAATGCCATGGCACGGGCACCTATCTGGGCGACCCGATCGAAATCCAGGCGCTGACCGAGGCGTTCCGCCAGTCGGGCGGGGCGAACAGCCGCTGCTATGTCGGGTCGGTCAAGAGCAATATCGGCCATCTGGACACGGCGGCCGGCGTCGTCAGCCTGATCAAGACGGTGCTGGCCCTCAAGCATGGCCAGATCCCGCCGACGCTCGGCTTCGAAAAGCCGAACCCGGCCATCCCCTTCGACAAGGGCCCCTTCCGCGTCGCCGACCGGCTGCTGCCCTGGCCGCAGGCAAGCGGCCGCCGCCGCGCCGCCGTCAATTCGCTCGGCGTCGGCGGAACGAATGCGCATGCCATTCTCGAGGCGTATGAGCCCCTCCCGGTTGCAAAAAGCGGCGAGGATCAGGCGATCCTGCTGCCTCTGTCCGGGCGCAGCCGCGAGGCGGTGATCGCAAACGCGCAGAGGCTCGCCGACGCGTTTGAGATCCACCCCGAACTTCGGCTCGACGATGCAGCCTATACGCTCGCCAAGCGGCGCCGGCCCTTCGATCGTCGCGCCGTTCTCGCCGCGCGCGATCGCGCGGATGCGATCGCCGCCCTGCGGGCGGCCGATCCGCGCCGGCTGGTGATCCACGATGTGGTCGCGACGCCAGGGCCCGTGGTCTTCCTTCTGCCCGGCGGCGGCGCGCAATATGCCGGCATGGCGCGGGAGCTGCATCGCTCACAGGCGGAATTCCGCGGCTGGGTCGAAGAAGGCCTCGGCTATCTGTCGCTCGAAACGGCGCAGCGCATCCGCGGCGCCTGGCTCTTCAAGGAAGGGACGCGCGCCGAAGCGGACGCGGCCCTTCAACCGCCCTCGATCCAGCTTCCGGCGATCGCCATTCTCGAGGTGGCGCTCGCGCGGTTGTGGATGTCGAAGGGCGTGAAGCCGGGCGCCCTGCTCGGCCATTCCATGGGCGAGAACGCCGCCGCCTGCATTGCGGGGGTCATGAGTTTCCGGGACATGGTGCGCCTGGTGCACCTGCGCGGCCGCTTGTTCGAAACCGTGCCGCGTGGCGGCATGCTGGCCGTGTCGATGCCAGTGGATGCGTTGCAGCCGCTGATGCCGGGCGATCTCAGCCTTGCCTCCGTGAATGCGCCGGGGCTTTGCGTCGTGTCGGGCGCGGACGAGGCGCTGTCGCGTTTCCAGGCAGTGCTGGCCGCGCGCGACATCGACTGCAACCGCGTGCCGATCGACATTGCCGCGCATTCGCACATGCTCGACGGCATCCTGGCGGAGTTCGAAGCCTTTCTGCGCACGATTGCCTTGTCCGCCCCAGCCATTCCGATTCTTTCCAACGTAACCGGGACCTGGCTGACGGAAAGCGAAGCGCGCGATCCGCTCTATTGGGTGCGCCACCTGCGGTCGACCGTCCAGTTTTCAGCCGGCCTGGCTCTGCTGGCGCAAAACCCCCAGCACATCTATCTCGAAGTCGGGCCGGGTCGTGTCCTGTCGTCGATGGCCAAGCTCCAGGCGGGGATTGCCGCCAATCAGGTCATCAACAGCCTGCCGCACCCGGCCGAAGAGATCGCCGACGATCTCTCCTTCCTCTCGGCCCTTGGCCGTCTCTGGGCGGTGGGTCTCGATGTCGATCCGGCGGCGGGGCTGAGCGCGCGCCACGTGTCCCTGCCCACCTATGCCTTCCAGCACAAGCGCTACTTCATCGAACGGGCGGCTCCGGCCGAAACCCGCGCCGAGCCGAAGCTTCAGCGGCAGGACGACATGGCCGATTGGGGTTTCGAGCCGGTCTGGAAGCCGACCTATGCCGAACCTCTCGCAGAGCCTGAGACGAGCTGCTGGCTCGCCCTGACGGACGGTGCGGCGACGACCACGGCCGCGCTGGAGCGGCTGCGCGGCCTCGGCCATACGGTCATCACCGTCCGGCGCGCCGACGCCTTTGCCCGGTTCTCCGCGACCGAGTACGGCCTGTGCGTCGAAGATGGCGAGGAGGCCTATCGACGCCTGCTGGACGCGATCAAGGAGGACGGGTATCGGCCGACACGCATCCTCCACGCCCTCCTGGTCTCGCCGATGAGCACGATCCGCATGGGGGCGGACCGGTTCCTTGCCCATCAGGATTCCGGCTTCCTCAGCCTGTTCTCGCTGGTTCGGGCGCTCGACGCCGTCGGCATGGCCGATGCGATGCACATGGACGTCGTGACCACCGGCATGCAGTCGGTAGGGTCGGAAGACCTGCCCTATCCGGAAAAGGCGCTGATCCTCGGCCCCGCGCTCGTGATCCCCAAGGAATATCCCGGGATCACCATCCGCCTCATCGACCTCAACGACGGACAGGTGGCTCCGGCTGCCCGGCCACGCTGGGCAATCGGCCGGTCCGCGCCCCTCGCGCCCCAGTCGGACGAGGCGGCTCTTCTGTGGGACGACCTGACCTCGAATCCGTCCAGCGAGATGATTGCCTATCGTAATGGAAAGCGGTGGCGGCGCGACACGCGCCGGCTCTCCCTTGCCGAACGCGCGGCCCCGCGCGTCTCCTTCCGTACGCGCGGCGTCTACATGCTGACGGGCGGCCTCGGCGATATCGCTCTGACGCTCGCCACCGATCTCGTCGACCGATACGACGCCGCGATCATTCTCGTCGGACGCAACCCGCTGCCGGAGCGGGAGCAGTGGCCGCTCTATCTCCGGCTCTTGCCGGAAACGGACTCGATCGTGCGCGCCATCCGCGCCATCGCGCCGCTCCTGGAGCGCGGAGCACGGATCCTGACGTTGAAGGCCGATGTGACGAGCGTGGACGACATGACCGCCGCGCGCGCCAAGGCCGAGGCGGCATTCGGGCCGATCAACGGTGTGCTGCACACGGCCGGCGTCGTCAAGGACGACCTCATTCCGATGAAGACGCTGCAGGACATGGATGCCGTGCTGGCGCCGAAGGTGCACGGCACGCTGGTGCTCGACCGCGTTTTCGAGACCGCGGAGCTCGATTTCCTGGCCCTTTTCTCCTCCACGAGCTCGGATCTGGCACCTGTTGGCCAAGTCGATTATGTGGCCGCGAATGCCTTCCTCAATGCTTACGCGGACAGCCGCAAGGGGCACCCGACCCGCAGCACGGTCGCCATCCACTGGGGCATCTGGAGCGATATCGGCATTGCCGCCCGGGCCCTGGCCGCCCGGGAGCTGCCCGGACACGGCGAGACGGTCGTCGAGCCGGCCGACGGGCCCGTCTTCGAGCATTGGGTAAAGGACGGGGAAGGTCAGTCCTGGCTGGAAGTGGCGCTGGGCGCGAAGACGCATTGGTTCATCGACGAGCACCGCCTGCTCGACGGATCCGCCGTCGTTCCGGGCACGGCCTATCTGGAATTCATCGTCCAGGCCGTGCGCGACTATGGCTTCACCCTGCCCGTCAGCCTGACCAATCTGCGCTTCCTTCAGCCTGTCTTCCTGGAGGACCGCCAGACGCGCCGTCTGCGCGTGCGGCTGAAGCCCTCCGGCGGCGCTTATCAGGTGCTGATCGTCGCCGAGACGGGCGACGATTTCGTCACCGTGGCGGATGCGCAGCTGCAGACGCGCGAGACGGGCAAGAGCGGCCGCCTCGCCTTCCCGCACGACTGGGATGGGCTCGATCGGTCTCTCGCCACGTCCCCAGCAATTCCTTCGATCCAGGAGGATCGCATCCGTTTCGGGCCGCGCTGGCAGGTTCTGCGGCAGGTTCGCACGCAGGGTCAGTCCCTCCACGCGCGCCTCGCTCTGCCGGGCGCCGGAGAGGACGACGTCAAGGCAGGTTATGCCCTGCATCCCGGCCTGATGGATATCGCTACCGGCTCCGCACTCGCCCTTCTGCCGAACGAGGCGCTTGGCGACGGTCTCTGGATCCCCGTGGTCTATGGCCGTCTCGACGTCTACCGCGCGCTCCCGGCCGATCTCGTCGTGGCGGCGACCCGCTCGGACGACGACCAGCCGGACGGGTTTGCGAGCTTCGATATCGAGCTCTTCGATCTCGACGGGCAGCGCGTTGCAAGTGTCGGCCAGTATGTGATGAAGCGGCTGGACGGCGACGACGCCTTCGCGCCGTCGGCCCGCACCGCAGGCGAAACCGGCCGCCGCACGCGCGCTGCAGCGACCGCCTCCGCCGAACAGACCCGCCTCGCCCGCACGCTGCGTTTGGGCATCCGCCGGGCCGAAGGCCTGACGGCTCTGGAGCGGGCGCTCGCCACCGGACGCAGCCAGCCGATCGTGACATCCATCGATCTCGCAGCGCTCACAGAGGCGGCGAAGCCCGACGCATCGCAGGAGGCACGGCCCGTCCGCGCGTCCCTCGACGCCGATCCGGGTGACGGCGCGCCCCGCAGCCCGGTCGAGCAGACGCTGACGGCTTTCTGGAAAGACCTGCTCGGCGTCCCGCATGTGGGCCTGGATGACGACTTCTTCGAGATCGGCGGGCACTCCCTCATCGCAGTCCGCCTGTTCCGGTCGATCAAGAAGGCGTTCGCCATCGATATCCCGATGTCGGTTCTGTTCGAAGCGCCGACGATTGCCCAGTGCGCGCGGCTGATCGAAGAGCAAATCGGCACCGAGCCCGCGACTTCGCCGCCGGCTGGCGGCGCGGAGGCTTCGGCCGGCGAACCGGCGCGGACCAAGGCGCCGGCTCTCTCCACCCGCCATGCCGTGCTGATGTCGCCGCGCGACCGGCAGGGGACGCCGCTCTTCATCTGCGCCGGCATGTTCGGCAATATCCTCAACCTTCGCCAGCTTGCGCTTCACCTGAGCACCGATCGGCCGGTCTACGGCATGCAGGCCCGCGGCCTGTTCGGCGGCCTGGCGCCGCATGAAACCTTCGAGGACATGGCCGAGGACTATCTGGCGGAAATCCGCCAGATCCAGCCGAGCGGCCCCTATTACCTCGCCGGCTTCTCCGGTGGCGGCCTGGTCGCCTATGAAATGGCGCAGCGGCTGACCGCAGAGGGCGAGACGGTTGCCCAGGTGGTGATGCTTGACACGCCGATTCCCGGCAACGCCGTGCTCTCGCCGCTCAGCCGGCTGGAGATGAAGATCCAGGATCTGCGTCGCCATCGCCTGTCCTTCTTCTCCAACTGGGCGATGGGCTATGTGCGCTGGTTCCGCGAAATCCGCGAGCGGCGCAGCGGGCTGCGGTCGGAAACGGGGGAAACGCAGTTCCACAATCGCGACATCGAGGCGGCCTTCTATCGCGCGCTGGCGCGCTATGTGATCAAGCCCTATGCCGGACCGGTCCTGCTGCTGCGGCCGAAGCTCGAAGTGCTCTACACGCTGCGCGATGGGCGGCGGATCCAGGGCGGCCGCAAGGAGGCGCGCGAGGACAATGGCTGGTCGCCTTTCATCGCCGATCTGACCATTCACGAGGTTGCCGGCAATCATGACAGCATGGTGCTCGAACCGCAGGTTCGCGGTTTGGCAGCGCTGATTAAGCGCGTTCTGGTGGCAACCGAGACGAAGCTGCGGCAGGCGCAGAGCCCCGGCGCAGAGCGGACGGCGGAGATCGAGACCGCCACCGCCGCGCACAGTTCAAGCACCAGCCGTCCGGAGGGCGTGGCATGA
- a CDS encoding phosphopantetheine-binding protein, whose amino-acid sequence MEREIAEVFRRVLGLEQISISDNFFALGGHSLLAVRAHGELKARIAPDSTITDLFQYPSVAALAGHWSQRDGLQQQLSSVSDRASRRRAMLEGRRGGRLDG is encoded by the coding sequence ATGGAACGCGAGATCGCCGAGGTTTTCCGCCGCGTCCTCGGCCTGGAGCAGATTAGCATTTCGGACAATTTCTTCGCGCTCGGCGGGCATTCCCTGCTTGCCGTGCGGGCGCATGGCGAGTTGAAGGCCCGGATTGCGCCGGATTCCACCATCACCGATCTGTTCCAATATCCCTCCGTTGCGGCCTTGGCCGGCCACTGGAGCCAGCGCGACGGGCTGCAGCAGCAGCTCAGCAGCGTCTCCGACCGCGCCTCGCGGCGGCGCGCCATGCTGGAGGGCCGGCGCGGTGGCCGTCTCGACGGCTGA
- a CDS encoding 4'-phosphopantetheinyl transferase family protein, whose amino-acid sequence MAESCDAQPGPGTALAILAEVDRPAEAWTGFSAFECEAMARLRRPDDRAAYAMAHGLLRRAVLRLMGEPGKALTLAYAPGGRPFLAGYEALSVSLSHARSHVAVAIGWDVAVGIDVEPLSGGAPDGGVMEEALTARERALVDTAGAGEAQERCFLRLWTAKEAILKANGLGLPAGLQQVCLADGYDRPRITLPDALDLQVALFEPAGAVCVLAVERNIKQLIVEHRPVP is encoded by the coding sequence ATGGCGGAGTCGTGCGATGCGCAGCCGGGGCCGGGAACGGCCCTGGCAATCCTTGCTGAGGTCGATCGTCCCGCTGAAGCCTGGACCGGGTTTTCGGCGTTCGAGTGCGAAGCCATGGCGCGCCTTCGCCGCCCGGATGATCGGGCTGCCTATGCCATGGCGCATGGGCTGCTGAGACGCGCCGTCCTGCGCTTGATGGGAGAACCCGGAAAGGCGCTTACGCTCGCCTATGCGCCGGGCGGCCGACCTTTCCTGGCTGGATACGAGGCTCTGTCAGTCTCTCTGTCCCATGCCCGGTCGCACGTCGCGGTGGCAATCGGTTGGGATGTGGCGGTCGGGATCGATGTCGAGCCGCTGTCGGGAGGCGCGCCGGATGGCGGCGTGATGGAGGAGGCGCTGACCGCCAGGGAACGCGCGCTGGTCGACACAGCGGGGGCAGGGGAGGCGCAGGAGCGCTGTTTCCTGCGTCTCTGGACGGCGAAGGAGGCGATCCTGAAGGCCAATGGCCTCGGACTTCCCGCCGGCCTGCAGCAGGTGTGCTTGGCCGACGGCTATGATCGTCCGCGGATCACGCTGCCGGATGCGCTCGATTTGCAGGTCGCCCTCTTCGAGCCGGCCGGTGCTGTCTGTGTTTTGGCTGTTGAGAGAAATATCAAGCAGCTGATTGTCGAGCACCGACCTGTTCCTTGA